A genome region from Thermococcus gorgonarius includes the following:
- a CDS encoding 2,3-diphosphoglycerate synthetase has translation MKLVLIDGEHYPDVTRWAIEKLGNVCCAVFLGGSEKIGSLSSLEKRIGVPIYTSSNYLDAIKRAVTENDVDEVVDLSDEPVLTYEDRFRMASLCMLLGVKYRGADFVFTPKPLKKVKKPSIAVIGTGKRVGKTAISGFIARTLKEISRPVVVTMGRGGPEKPEIIDGEAMEITPEFLLKVAEEGKHAASDHFEDALTSGVTTIGCRRCGGGMAGFPFFDVVDEGIKLAESLPHDLVILEGSGATFPAYEADAYVLVVGGKQKVDFLRNYFGPFKIALADVVVVTMADEISGEKREAILEAIKNVNPEADVHLTGFRPRPLGNVSGKRIGLVMTSYPALPKAKRHLEDLGAQVVALSGNLSNRELLRKDLANFTGIEAVAVELKAAAVDVVTRWALEREIEVIYLDNEPVNLDGKNLREAVLKLGRKVLGRGE, from the coding sequence ATGAAGCTCGTCCTGATAGATGGTGAGCATTACCCGGACGTTACGAGGTGGGCTATTGAAAAGCTGGGAAATGTTTGTTGCGCTGTCTTCCTTGGCGGCAGCGAGAAGATAGGAAGTCTAAGTTCGCTTGAAAAAAGAATCGGAGTTCCTATTTATACCTCCTCTAACTATCTGGACGCCATAAAGCGGGCGGTTACTGAAAACGATGTTGATGAAGTGGTTGATCTGAGCGATGAACCCGTTCTCACTTATGAGGACCGCTTTAGAATGGCCTCCCTGTGCATGCTTTTGGGTGTGAAGTACAGGGGCGCGGATTTCGTCTTTACGCCAAAACCACTCAAGAAAGTGAAAAAGCCAAGCATCGCTGTAATCGGGACCGGGAAGAGAGTGGGGAAGACAGCTATCAGCGGTTTTATAGCCAGGACGCTTAAGGAGATATCCAGGCCCGTTGTAGTAACCATGGGCAGGGGTGGGCCTGAAAAGCCCGAAATAATAGACGGCGAAGCCATGGAGATAACTCCCGAGTTCCTTCTTAAAGTGGCGGAAGAAGGAAAACACGCCGCGTCTGATCATTTTGAAGACGCCCTCACGTCGGGGGTAACGACCATAGGCTGCAGAAGGTGCGGTGGCGGAATGGCGGGCTTTCCGTTCTTCGATGTTGTGGACGAGGGAATAAAGCTTGCGGAGTCCCTTCCCCACGATCTTGTAATCCTTGAAGGAAGCGGTGCCACGTTTCCGGCCTACGAGGCGGATGCATACGTGCTCGTCGTGGGTGGAAAGCAGAAGGTGGACTTTCTCAGAAACTACTTTGGCCCGTTCAAAATTGCCCTTGCAGATGTTGTGGTAGTCACGATGGCGGATGAGATAAGCGGGGAGAAGCGGGAGGCGATCTTGGAAGCTATCAAGAACGTAAACCCCGAAGCCGACGTTCACCTTACCGGGTTCCGGCCCAGGCCCCTTGGCAACGTTTCGGGGAAGAGAATAGGTCTGGTCATGACGTCATACCCGGCACTTCCAAAGGCAAAAAGACACCTTGAGGACCTCGGTGCTCAGGTCGTGGCCCTCTCGGGGAACCTCTCCAACAGGGAACTTCTCAGAAAAGACCTCGCGAACTTTACCGGCATTGAAGCCGTAGCCGTTGAGCTGAAGGCGGCGGCTGTCGACGTGGTCACCAGATGGGCTTTGGAGAGGGAAATTGAGGTGATTTACCTGGACAACGAGCCAGTAAACCTGGATGGGAAGAACCTGAGGGAAGCTGTTTTAAAGCTTGGAAGAAAAGTCTTGGGGCGAGGAGAATGA
- a CDS encoding 2-phosphoglycerate kinase, whose product MIIVTDEEKKIKLPFSRGILTRSITLSGIDVGIAYAIATEVQKELEAKGKKVVSTEEIRELTYRKLVERGLKKEARRYLFWRELRRKKIRLTVLLGGATGVGKSTIATELAFRLGIRSIIGTDTIREVMRKIIAQELLPDIHVSSFMAEKVVKVPKNADPLIYGFETQVKHVSVGIKAVLERSRREGLNAIIEGIHVVPGFVMPRENEFMYIITVPGRDHLIAHFYERARYSQRDAEKYVKNVDRILRIQEYIVSTAKEYGIPIIENIEPERTVSSIINDIISRLEKEEV is encoded by the coding sequence ATGATAATAGTCACCGATGAAGAAAAGAAGATCAAGTTGCCATTCTCCAGGGGCATTTTAACCCGCTCCATAACGCTCTCCGGTATAGACGTTGGAATAGCCTACGCCATAGCAACGGAAGTCCAGAAGGAGCTGGAGGCTAAGGGGAAAAAAGTTGTTTCGACGGAGGAGATAAGGGAGCTCACTTACCGGAAGCTTGTTGAGAGGGGTTTAAAAAAGGAAGCAAGGAGATACCTCTTCTGGCGCGAACTCAGGAGGAAAAAGATCCGCCTGACCGTCCTGCTCGGCGGTGCCACCGGAGTCGGAAAGTCAACGATAGCAACTGAACTGGCTTTCAGACTTGGAATAAGGAGCATCATAGGAACGGACACTATAAGGGAAGTCATGAGAAAGATTATAGCCCAGGAACTGCTACCGGATATCCATGTATCATCTTTTATGGCCGAAAAAGTTGTAAAGGTTCCAAAAAACGCTGATCCACTTATCTACGGCTTCGAGACCCAGGTAAAGCACGTCTCTGTTGGAATAAAGGCCGTACTTGAGAGGTCCAGGAGAGAGGGGCTTAATGCCATAATAGAGGGCATCCACGTGGTTCCCGGCTTTGTAATGCCCAGAGAAAACGAGTTCATGTACATAATAACCGTCCCCGGAAGGGATCATTTGATTGCCCACTTCTATGAGAGGGCCCGCTATTCCCAGAGGGACGCTGAAAAGTACGTAAAGAACGTCGACAGGATACTTCGCATTCAGGAGTACATCGTGAGCACGGCCAAGGAATACGGGATTCCCATAATAGAAAACATAGAGCCCGAAAGAACGGTCTCCTCAATAATCAACGACATAATAAGCAGGCTGGAAAAAGAGGAAGTTTAG
- a CDS encoding metallophosphoesterase family protein gives MIRIAHISDTHITNEGAFKSYAFDLIVEEINRGNFDFVIHTGDITNQGLREEYEQAAYQLKKIKKPLVVLPGNHDVRNVGYKLFEEFIGPLNGVYEFKDGVVIWVDSTIPDLSDGRIGGHKFRWLKEKLEEYSDRRFKIVAAHHHLVPLPDTGRERNVLFNAGDVLDLLLRNEVTIYTCGHKHVPNVYRVEDLIIDNAGCTSCKKTRRGDVNSYNIIELHENGKVKVTIRRVTGDEVSKEHTPVKPKIFVPSGKRILRIVQVSESNVSDRVYFRRKTLENAIRTINDRLKPDLVIHNGDIVDAGIERYYEKAYEYYQRINAQTVVIPGHNDITYLGYELFQEYFGEPEVLEMGDIVIIPVLSAQYETPIGVVGRMGQKKLKKLLQDYEGKFRIVALHHNVIPIPKSREVGFLEDGGDVLKVLTDEKTELVLTGHGGNAYGVKIEDTPIVNSGSISWELHRNPFGNSFNLIDIYTDMVVVWEVQSTWGSKKLLGIWKRKT, from the coding sequence ATGATAAGGATAGCCCACATAAGTGACACCCACATAACCAACGAAGGGGCTTTTAAGAGCTACGCTTTCGACCTCATAGTGGAAGAGATCAACAGGGGAAACTTCGATTTTGTCATCCACACAGGGGACATAACCAATCAGGGCCTTCGCGAGGAGTACGAGCAAGCAGCATATCAGCTCAAGAAAATAAAAAAGCCCCTCGTCGTTCTTCCTGGAAACCACGACGTTAGAAACGTCGGCTACAAGCTCTTTGAGGAATTCATCGGTCCACTCAACGGCGTTTATGAATTCAAGGATGGAGTCGTCATATGGGTGGATTCAACGATTCCGGACTTGAGCGACGGCAGAATAGGCGGCCATAAATTCCGATGGCTTAAGGAGAAGCTCGAAGAGTACTCCGACAGAAGGTTCAAGATAGTCGCTGCTCACCACCACCTCGTCCCCCTTCCCGACACCGGAAGGGAGCGCAACGTCCTCTTCAACGCAGGCGACGTCCTCGACCTTCTCTTGAGGAACGAAGTCACCATCTACACCTGCGGCCACAAGCATGTTCCCAACGTCTATCGCGTTGAGGATTTGATTATAGACAACGCCGGCTGTACTTCCTGCAAAAAGACGAGGAGGGGCGATGTCAACAGCTACAACATAATAGAACTTCACGAAAACGGTAAGGTAAAGGTGACCATAAGGCGCGTAACAGGGGACGAAGTCAGCAAGGAGCACACTCCGGTGAAGCCAAAGATATTCGTTCCCAGCGGAAAAAGAATCCTCCGCATAGTGCAGGTGAGTGAGAGCAACGTTTCTGACAGGGTCTACTTCAGAAGAAAAACGCTGGAGAACGCCATTAGAACGATCAATGACAGATTAAAGCCCGACTTGGTTATCCACAACGGGGATATCGTCGATGCGGGAATAGAGCGCTATTACGAAAAGGCCTACGAATACTACCAAAGGATCAATGCCCAAACCGTGGTGATCCCCGGTCACAACGACATAACCTACCTGGGCTACGAGCTTTTCCAGGAGTACTTCGGCGAACCAGAGGTTCTCGAGATGGGAGACATCGTTATCATTCCCGTCCTCAGCGCCCAGTACGAGACACCCATAGGAGTAGTTGGCAGAATGGGGCAGAAAAAGCTCAAAAAACTCCTGCAGGACTACGAGGGGAAGTTCAGGATCGTGGCTCTCCATCACAACGTCATACCCATACCCAAGAGCAGGGAAGTCGGTTTTCTCGAGGATGGCGGAGACGTCCTGAAGGTTCTAACGGATGAAAAAACTGAACTCGTTCTAACGGGCCACGGCGGAAACGCCTACGGGGTCAAGATAGAGGATACGCCGATAGTAAACTCGGGCTCGATCAGCTGGGAGCTCCACAGAAACCCCTTTGGGAACAGCTTCAACCTTATAGACATATACACGGACATGGTCGTGGTCTGGGAGGTTCAGTCAACGTGGGGCAGCAAAAAGCTCCTCGGAATATGGAAGAGAAAGACCTAA
- a CDS encoding CBS domain-containing protein yields the protein MDLKAPIKVYMKKKLIGVKPEDTVKRAGEIMAEFDIGSLVVVDDEGNVVGFLTKGDIIKRLVIPGLPNTTPVREIMTKDLVTVPSTATLGEVLDVLSKKGIKHVLIEEGGKIVGIFSISDLLEASRRKLETAIATE from the coding sequence ATGGATCTAAAGGCCCCTATCAAGGTCTACATGAAGAAGAAGTTGATAGGGGTTAAGCCCGAAGATACTGTAAAGAGGGCCGGCGAGATAATGGCCGAGTTTGACATAGGTTCTCTGGTCGTCGTTGACGACGAGGGGAACGTCGTTGGCTTCCTCACCAAGGGGGACATAATAAAGAGGCTCGTCATCCCGGGCCTGCCCAACACAACACCCGTGAGGGAGATAATGACCAAAGATCTCGTCACGGTTCCTTCAACGGCCACTCTGGGCGAGGTTCTGGACGTCCTTTCGAAGAAGGGCATCAAGCACGTTCTCATAGAAGAGGGTGGAAAGATAGTCGGAATCTTCTCCATAAGCGATCTCCTTGAGGCCAGCAGAAGGAAGCTTGAAACCGCCATAGCCACGGAGTGA
- a CDS encoding class II glutamine amidotransferase domain-containing protein, producing MCRVLFGVGEGKRIRALLKAFIDASENDPYKEARGKGRAHADGWGYVLLRKGSVDHYRSEKPVFEDEEGVGKLETSLDGFVVLLAHSRAASQGTKGIFNAQPFAFSTRRGFSFWLYHNGDLNKDEIIKLAEFSEDDLKHTSDSYVFGAYLCRKLESVSKEDLLKYYSEIKRTTKTSFNTGALFLTPDSITGFVTAYSKPEYLLRRENWEYVRQIVLSEENLFAVASSTLELYHRANWRNAVNGTAFYIEIDLEGEKFSVQELILG from the coding sequence ATGTGCCGGGTTCTTTTTGGAGTTGGGGAAGGGAAGAGGATTCGAGCCTTATTGAAGGCATTCATCGACGCCTCGGAGAACGATCCATATAAAGAAGCCAGGGGAAAAGGCAGGGCCCACGCCGACGGCTGGGGCTACGTCCTCTTAAGGAAAGGGTCTGTAGACCATTACCGCTCCGAGAAGCCGGTTTTCGAGGACGAAGAGGGCGTTGGAAAGCTTGAGACTTCACTCGATGGCTTCGTGGTTCTTCTGGCCCATTCAAGGGCGGCCAGCCAGGGAACCAAAGGAATCTTCAACGCTCAGCCCTTTGCTTTTTCCACTAGAAGGGGCTTTTCCTTCTGGCTATACCACAACGGAGATCTAAATAAGGACGAAATCATCAAACTGGCAGAGTTCAGCGAAGACGATCTTAAACACACCTCCGATAGCTACGTTTTTGGTGCATACCTCTGCAGAAAGCTGGAGTCAGTATCCAAAGAAGACCTCTTAAAGTACTATTCAGAGATCAAAAGGACGACAAAAACCAGCTTCAACACGGGGGCGCTTTTCTTAACTCCGGACTCAATAACCGGGTTCGTCACAGCTTATTCAAAGCCCGAATACCTCCTCAGAAGAGAGAACTGGGAGTACGTAAGGCAGATCGTTTTAAGCGAAGAAAACCTCTTTGCCGTTGCATCGTCAACGCTTGAACTTTACCACAGGGCCAACTGGAGAAACGCCGTCAACGGTACTGCCTTTTACATTGAGATCGACCTCGAAGGGGAAAAATTCAGCGTTCAGGAGCTGATTCTGGGGTAG
- a CDS encoding type I restriction enzyme HsdR N-terminal domain-containing protein, with translation MRILKKINAHRSLYESNEEAVKQHLIGEIMTSLGWEWDNPEEVRPEWRTDEGRADYAIILGGETIAYLEAKNLGVNILKREEPLRQLAKYCFSTGVRYGILTNGAAWIVVKAFEVGSSLRERILVSVDLLNEPPMKAALKLSLLEKNRITEIERISSLLKALELSFMGLLKEGYPPEALFEYLKVNKGKRIVPVYLLEGHESPKAAYVYDNGWKMLPLPERTMKGVLLAVLLYMGKKAFGNEKREIMAAYEQLKRIPIEEKKAHEILIKLDEEKKLNISVEL, from the coding sequence ATGAGGATTCTCAAGAAGATAAACGCCCACAGGAGCCTTTACGAAAGCAATGAGGAGGCGGTAAAGCAGCACTTAATCGGGGAGATAATGACCTCTCTTGGCTGGGAGTGGGACAACCCCGAGGAAGTCAGGCCGGAATGGAGAACCGACGAGGGCAGGGCCGATTACGCTATAATCCTTGGGGGAGAGACAATAGCCTATCTGGAGGCCAAGAACCTTGGAGTGAACATTCTGAAGAGGGAAGAGCCCCTCAGACAGCTGGCAAAGTACTGCTTCTCCACGGGCGTAAGGTACGGGATACTGACCAATGGGGCCGCTTGGATAGTCGTTAAGGCCTTTGAAGTGGGTTCCAGTTTGAGGGAGAGAATACTGGTTTCGGTAGATCTTCTAAACGAACCGCCTATGAAGGCCGCCCTCAAGCTTTCCCTCCTGGAAAAGAACAGAATAACTGAAATAGAGAGGATTTCCTCCCTTCTAAAGGCACTGGAGCTGAGCTTTATGGGGCTGCTCAAAGAGGGCTATCCCCCAGAGGCCCTTTTTGAATACCTTAAAGTTAATAAGGGAAAGAGAATCGTACCGGTTTATCTCCTGGAGGGACACGAAAGCCCGAAGGCGGCTTACGTCTACGACAACGGCTGGAAAATGCTTCCCCTGCCAGAAAGAACTATGAAGGGTGTTCTTCTGGCGGTTCTCCTGTACATGGGCAAGAAGGCTTTCGGTAACGAGAAGAGGGAGATAATGGCGGCATACGAACAGCTCAAGAGGATTCCCATTGAGGAGAAGAAGGCCCATGAGATACTGATCAAGCTTGACGAGGAGAAAAAACTCAACATTTCGGTGGAACTATGA
- a CDS encoding M67 family metallopeptidase has translation MRLIIKRKDLEKILKLAENSEIEVCGFLLGKNSDGAVLVETVRETANRLNSPVEFEIDPPEIAEVLDEAEKMGLEIVGIFHSHLGCPPVPSEKDFKGMELWRNVWLIVTSSGDFRAWVLRGENLGEVEIEVTS, from the coding sequence ATGAGGCTCATCATAAAGCGGAAAGACCTCGAAAAGATTCTCAAACTGGCTGAGAATAGCGAGATCGAAGTCTGCGGCTTTTTATTGGGGAAAAATAGCGATGGGGCGGTTCTAGTTGAGACGGTTCGTGAAACCGCCAACAGGCTTAACTCTCCCGTGGAGTTTGAAATAGACCCCCCTGAAATCGCTGAGGTTCTGGACGAGGCCGAAAAGATGGGCCTTGAAATCGTCGGAATTTTTCATTCCCACTTAGGCTGTCCACCTGTCCCTTCCGAAAAAGATTTTAAGGGGATGGAACTGTGGCGAAACGTCTGGCTCATAGTTACTTCCTCTGGGGATTTCCGGGCATGGGTTCTGAGGGGAGAGAACCTGGGAGAGGTAGAGATAGAGGTCACCTCTTGA
- a CDS encoding AIR synthase family protein — protein MLPAGKVPSEILEKLFRTLGSEDERVLVGPGIGIDFAAISFGDKVVVASTDPITGAVEDIGFYAVHVNANDIAVSGARPRWFLVTILLPENSDEELPVRIMRDIDREAKKLGISIVGGHTEVTPGLDRPIVVGTMLGEKEGNPIRPNNAKPGDAIVMTKWAGLEGTSIIARENRKELEDVFGRDFVERAASLLDYISIVPEAIVAAEFGVNAMHDPTEGGIANGLHEMADSSGLGIRVYPEKIPIRKETMAICKFYDLNPLALLGSGSLLIAVKRDHARALVERLASRGINAAVIGEFLAEKKRVAVVNGEERPFPRPRSDELWKVFKR, from the coding sequence ATGCTTCCAGCCGGGAAAGTCCCTTCCGAGATTCTGGAAAAGCTCTTCAGGACACTGGGTTCGGAGGATGAGAGGGTTCTGGTGGGGCCGGGAATTGGAATAGACTTTGCGGCAATCTCTTTTGGGGACAAGGTTGTGGTGGCATCAACCGATCCAATAACCGGAGCAGTCGAGGATATAGGCTTTTACGCCGTTCACGTCAACGCCAACGACATAGCCGTTTCCGGAGCGAGGCCCAGATGGTTCCTGGTAACGATACTCCTGCCAGAAAACTCCGACGAAGAACTTCCGGTAAGGATTATGAGAGACATCGACAGGGAAGCTAAAAAGCTTGGCATTTCTATCGTGGGTGGGCATACCGAGGTTACCCCCGGCCTCGACAGGCCCATAGTGGTTGGAACGATGCTGGGAGAGAAAGAGGGGAACCCAATAAGGCCGAACAATGCAAAGCCGGGAGATGCAATAGTGATGACCAAGTGGGCCGGCCTGGAAGGGACTTCCATAATAGCCAGAGAGAATAGAAAGGAACTGGAGGATGTCTTTGGGCGGGACTTCGTTGAAAGGGCGGCTTCTCTTCTGGATTACATAAGTATCGTCCCCGAGGCGATAGTAGCTGCTGAATTCGGAGTTAATGCCATGCACGACCCGACGGAAGGTGGAATAGCGAACGGCCTCCACGAGATGGCGGATTCCTCAGGTTTGGGGATAAGGGTTTACCCAGAAAAGATCCCCATCAGAAAAGAGACAATGGCGATATGCAAGTTCTACGACTTAAATCCTCTGGCTTTGCTTGGTTCCGGATCACTGCTGATAGCTGTAAAGAGGGACCATGCCAGGGCTCTCGTTGAGAGACTCGCCTCCAGGGGAATAAACGCGGCAGTAATAGGTGAGTTCCTGGCGGAGAAGAAGAGGGTGGCGGTGGTAAACGGCGAAGAACGGCCCTTCCCAAGGCCCAGATCGGATGAGCTGTGGAAGGTGTTCAAGAGGTGA
- a CDS encoding ferritin family protein, with product MATPRYGQGERETLGGSIEEIEGLDYKALLSYIINQEMKKAEMYNTLRLLSKDAVWDQRVTRLFKVMYEESVGNAERLLETFRKEFPGKNPADSGGHFLEVQLSEDRLRELAYSGNLEEILEHMIGAEKLTAEIYQYLMEKSENEKVKELLRSLSEVGLERARNLEEVLSSLQQEKGS from the coding sequence ATGGCCACACCTAGATACGGGCAGGGGGAAAGGGAAACGCTCGGGGGGTCAATAGAAGAGATCGAGGGTTTGGACTACAAAGCCCTGCTGTCATACATCATCAACCAGGAGATGAAGAAAGCGGAGATGTACAACACACTTCGCCTCTTGAGCAAGGATGCCGTCTGGGATCAGAGGGTAACCAGGCTTTTCAAGGTTATGTACGAGGAAAGCGTTGGGAATGCGGAAAGGCTCCTCGAAACCTTTAGAAAGGAGTTTCCCGGGAAAAATCCCGCCGATTCTGGAGGTCACTTTCTGGAAGTCCAGCTTTCTGAAGATCGCCTTAGGGAGCTGGCCTACAGTGGGAATCTCGAGGAGATCCTCGAACATATGATTGGGGCCGAAAAGCTCACCGCTGAGATCTATCAGTATCTGATGGAAAAAAGCGAAAACGAAAAAGTAAAGGAACTTCTCCGCAGTCTTTCGGAAGTGGGGCTTGAAAGGGCAAGGAATTTGGAGGAAGTCCTCTCCTCCCTCCAGCAGGAAAAGGGTTCATGA
- a CDS encoding ribosome biogenesis/translation initiation ATPase RLI, which yields MARIAVIDYDKCNPDKCGHFLCERVCPVNRMGGEAIIIDEENYRPIIQEASCTGCGICVHKCPFNAITIVNLPEQLDEDCVHRYGINSFVLYRLPVVKEGMVVGVLGPNGTGKTTAVKILSGQLLPNLCGDNDSWDNVIRAFRGNELQNYFEKLKNREIRPIVKPQYVDLIPKAVKGKVRDLLKKADESGKFEEVVKELELENVLDREIQQLSGGELQRVAIAAALLRDAHFYFFDEPSSYLDIRQRLRIAKTIRKLAESGKNVLTVEHDLALLDYMSDIIHVVYGKPGAYGIFSQPKSTRNGINEFLRGYLRDENVRFRPFEISFTKRSERKSGEGEILVQYPRLVKDYGTFRLEAEGGELYVGEVVGIVGPNGIGKTTFVKMLAGVEKPTEGEVDWSLTVSYKPQYIKTDYEGTVYDLLSKIDAAKLMSNFYKTELLNPLSIPDLYDRKVSELSGGELQRVAITACLLRDADLYLLDEPSAHLDVEQRLAVSKAIRSLIAKNEKTALIVEHDVMMVDYLSDRLIVFEGEPGKHGKALPPMGMREGMNRFLASVEITFRRDPETGRPRANKEGSVKDREQKERGEYYYV from the coding sequence ATGGCAAGGATAGCGGTCATCGATTACGACAAGTGCAATCCCGATAAATGCGGACACTTCCTGTGCGAAAGGGTCTGTCCCGTCAATCGAATGGGTGGAGAAGCGATAATCATAGACGAAGAAAACTATAGGCCAATCATCCAAGAGGCGAGCTGTACCGGCTGTGGAATCTGCGTTCACAAGTGCCCCTTCAACGCCATAACCATCGTCAACCTGCCGGAGCAACTCGACGAGGACTGCGTCCACCGCTATGGCATTAACTCCTTCGTCCTCTACCGCCTCCCGGTTGTGAAGGAGGGCATGGTTGTTGGCGTTCTCGGACCGAACGGAACCGGTAAGACGACGGCCGTTAAGATACTCTCCGGCCAGCTCCTCCCGAACCTCTGCGGCGATAACGACTCCTGGGACAATGTGATAAGGGCCTTCCGCGGCAACGAACTTCAAAACTACTTTGAAAAGCTCAAGAACCGCGAGATAAGGCCGATCGTCAAGCCGCAGTACGTCGACCTCATCCCGAAGGCGGTGAAGGGAAAGGTGAGGGACCTGCTGAAGAAGGCCGATGAAAGCGGAAAGTTCGAGGAGGTCGTTAAGGAGCTGGAGCTTGAAAACGTCCTTGACAGAGAGATACAACAGCTCTCGGGCGGTGAGCTTCAGAGGGTTGCCATAGCGGCCGCCCTGTTAAGGGATGCCCACTTCTACTTCTTCGACGAGCCGTCGAGCTACCTCGACATAAGGCAGAGGCTCAGGATAGCGAAGACCATAAGGAAGCTCGCCGAAAGCGGAAAGAACGTCCTCACGGTTGAACACGACTTGGCCCTTCTGGATTATATGAGCGACATAATCCACGTCGTCTACGGCAAGCCGGGAGCGTACGGTATCTTCTCCCAGCCGAAGAGCACGAGGAACGGGATAAACGAGTTTCTCAGGGGCTACCTGAGGGACGAAAACGTCCGCTTCAGGCCCTTTGAGATAAGCTTCACGAAGAGAAGCGAAAGGAAGAGCGGAGAAGGCGAGATACTCGTCCAGTACCCGAGGCTCGTAAAGGACTACGGGACTTTCAGGCTTGAAGCCGAAGGAGGAGAGCTCTACGTCGGCGAGGTCGTTGGCATAGTTGGTCCGAACGGCATAGGTAAGACGACCTTCGTCAAGATGCTCGCCGGAGTTGAGAAGCCCACCGAGGGCGAAGTTGACTGGTCGCTGACCGTTTCCTACAAGCCCCAGTACATCAAGACGGACTACGAGGGAACCGTTTACGATCTCTTGAGCAAAATCGATGCTGCCAAGCTCATGAGCAACTTCTACAAGACCGAACTTCTGAACCCGCTCAGCATTCCTGACCTCTACGACAGGAAAGTCAGCGAGCTTAGCGGTGGTGAGTTGCAACGCGTTGCCATAACGGCCTGCCTGCTCAGGGATGCTGACCTGTACCTCCTCGATGAGCCCTCAGCTCACCTCGACGTCGAGCAGAGGCTTGCTGTTTCGAAGGCCATACGCTCGCTGATAGCCAAGAACGAGAAGACCGCTCTAATAGTCGAGCACGACGTCATGATGGTTGATTATCTAAGCGACAGGCTGATAGTCTTCGAGGGCGAGCCAGGAAAGCACGGAAAAGCTTTACCCCCGATGGGAATGCGCGAGGGAATGAACAGGTTCCTGGCCAGCGTTGAAATAACCTTCCGCAGGGATCCTGAGACGGGAAGGCCGAGGGCCAACAAAGAGGGAAGCGTTAAGGACAGGGAGCAGAAGGAGAGGGGTGAGTACTACTACGTCTGA